From a single Myxocyprinus asiaticus isolate MX2 ecotype Aquarium Trade chromosome 47, UBuf_Myxa_2, whole genome shotgun sequence genomic region:
- the LOC127436882 gene encoding N-acetylglucosamine-1-phosphotransferase subunits alpha/beta-like, protein MVIINSLLKLVQRQTYTCLSHRYGLYLCFGGLVLMIVSAFQFGEVVVELSRGQYHVLFDSYRDNVAGKSFQTRLCLPMPIDVVYTWVNGTDTNLLKALHAMRQQLEEEQKALRERLGKNASEMTEAPKGRPECLLSHCIMAPVLVLDPALPANITLKELPTVSAAFSSTKQLLQVAKPLHPSTSVSVLLFHSHSEAEKAQTDAVKNSLTHSISRGYLTTDKEAPGLVRMHTLAYLSGFPGSLKETEQLRVKLPAVVTSKIKQLQLYSEASIALLHLNSAQDFTDLTQQAKKNLTLDGKELTVSPAYLFWDLSAISQSKQDEDVSASRFEDNEELRYSLRSIERHAPWVRHVFIVTNGQIPSWLNLDNPRVSVVTHQDIFLNQSQLPTFSSPAIETHIHRIPGLSQKFIYLNDDVMFGKEVWPDDFYSHSKGQKVYLTWPVPNCADGCPGSWIKDGYCDKACNNSACDWDGGDCQGAAGSSRFGGGIGGGSVIGGGQPWQLAGGLGGLGGLSFCNQGCANSWLADKFCDQACNVLACGFDVGDCGQDNFNQLHRVILQKSQTHYTLPQGELRPYFCFSGMANRVSEAQVGDSPAVRHTSVANKWKTIHLLLLPGHNATQIQYNITFQGTDNQDFTMIFSVAVDTREFPKSNVSKPVQEKNELAPEPTVVTPEPEVHFEDVAKEKQGPRVREKTLGEIETVQVPALNESLLLEEVKVELRKLNEKLKLGDITIKGYNLTKAVLLEPYKHKAQLSLNKKYPAEKQHQSKEQNKGNLSSTQQVEKAARVKRAHEDPGVEKHDQIKVLPSLIPVQIDGVTPKAQSRLVGMEKLHSSKLLNTLVGNMSKERGPENEAHIRGRPMSRKLQHYTSSDRGFLPWERRKFFQDLLEEEERLERELQYTADSAAYGRRLQDTFADSLRYVNRLLNAQFGFTSRKVPAHMPHMVDRLIMQELQDILPQEFDKTSSHRVRHSEDMQFAFSYFYFLMSAVQHLNISEVFDEIDTDHSGVLSDREIRTLATRIHELPLSLQDLTNLEQMLINCSKTLPSNLTQLHFISSTQEAYYDPSMPPVTKDLVINCKSITERIHKAFRVQNKYKFEIMGEEEIAFKMIRTNVSHVVGQLDDIRKNPRKFICLNDNIDHSHKDASTVKAVLRDFYESMFPLPSQFELPREYRNRFLHMSELQEWRIYRDKLKFWTHCVLVTLVVFTVMSFFAEQLIMLKRRLFPRRRVSKDVNPERV, encoded by the exons GGAACGTCTGGGAAAGAATGCATCTGAAATGACCGAAGCTCCTAAAGGAAG GCCAGAATGTCTGCTGTCCCACTGTATCATGGCTCCTGTGCTGGTGCTGGATCCGGCCCTCCCTGCCAACATCACCTTAAAAGAGCTGCCAACTGTTTCAGCTGCTTTCTCGTCTACCAAACAACTCCTACAAGTGGCCAAACCCCTCCATCCTTCCACAAGCGTGTCTGTCCTTCTTTTCCACTCCCATAGCGAAG CTGAAAAGGCCCAGACAGATGCTGTGAAGAACTCCCTGACACACTCCATCAGCAGAGGTTATTTG aCAACTGATAAAGAGGCTCCTGGTTTGGTCCGCATGCACACTCTGGCCTATCTGAGCGGCTTCCCAGGGTCATTAAAGGAAACCGAGCAGCTCAGGGTCAAACTGCCAGCTGTGGTGACCAGTAAAATCAAACAG ttGCAGCTGTACTCTGAGGCCAGCATCGCTTTGCTCCACCTGAACAGCGCTCAGGATTTCACTGATCTCACCCAGCAGGCCAAGAAGAACCTGACGCTGGACGGGAAAGAACTAACAGTCAGCCCAGCGTATCTGTTCTGGGACCTGAGTGCCATCTCACAG TCCAAGCAGGATGAAGATGTGTCTGCCAGTCGCTTTGAAGATAACGAGGAATTGCGCTATTCACTGCGCTCTATCGAGAGACATGCACCCTGGGTGCGGCACGTCTTTATTGTGACTAATGGGCAGATCCCATCCTGGCTTAACCTGGATAATCCACGAGTTTCTGTGGTTACCCACCAG GACATTTTTCTGAACCAGTCCCAACTTCCTACATTCAGTTCTCCTGCCATTGAGACCCATATACACCGAATCCCAGGACTCTCACAAAAGTTTATCTACCtcaatgatgatgtcatgttcggtAAGGAGGTGTGGCCCGATGACTTCTACAGTCACTCCAAAGGTCAAAAG GTGTATCTCACCTGGCCTGTTCCAAACTGCGCCGATGGCTGCCCAGGCTCCTGGATCAAAGATGGCTACTGCGACAAGGCCTGCAATAACTCGGCCTGTGACTGGGATGGAGGAGACTGTCAAG GTGCTGCAGGCAGCAGTCGTTTTGGAGGAGGCATAGGTGGCGGTTCTGTGATTGGAGGCGGGCAACCTTGGCAGTTGGCAGGTGGCCTAGGAGGGCTGGGGGGCCTGTCCTTCTGTAACCAGGGCTGTGCTAACTCTTGGTTAGCCGATAAGTTCTGTGACCAAGCATGCAACGTTCTTGCCTGTGGGTTTGATGTGGGTGACTGCGGACAAG ATAATTTCAACCAGCTCCACCGTGTCATCCTCCAGAAAAGCCAGACACACTACACCCTGCCTCAGGGAGAACTCCGGCCATACTTTTGCTTCTCAGGCATGGCCAACCGTGTGTCAGAGGCTCAGGTTGGTGATAGCCCAGCAGTCCGTCACACTTCTGTCGCCAACAAATGGAAGACCATCCACCTACTGCTGCTGCCTGGACACAATGCCACCCAGATCCAGTACAACATCACTTTCCAGGGCACCGACAACCAGGACTTCACCATGATCTTCTCTGTTGCTGTGGATACCCGAGAATTCCCCAAGTCTAATGTGTCCAAACCTGTTCAGGAGAAGAATGAGCTTGCACCTGAACCAACCGTGGTGACCCCAGAACCAGAGGTCCACTTTGAAGACGTTGCCAAAGAAAAACAGGGCCCTAGAGTTAGAGAGAAGACCCTTGGCGAGATAGAGACTGTGCAGGTGCCTGCGTTAAACGAATCTCTTTTGCTTGAGGAAGTGAAGGTTGAGTTACGGAAACTAAATGAGAAGCTAAAATTGGGTGATATCACCATTAAAGGCTATAATTTGACCAAAGCTGTGCTGTTGGAGCCCTACAAGCACAAAGCTCAGCTTTCACTAAACAAAAAATACCCTGCAGAGAAGCAGCACCAGAGCAAAGAACAAAACAAAGGAAATTTATCCAGTACACAGCAGGTAGAGAAGGCGGCAAGGGTGAAAAGAGCACATGAAGACCCAGGAGTGGAGAAACATGACCAAATAAAAGTCTTGCCATCTCTTATTCCAGTCCAGATTGATGGGGTTACTCCCAAAGCTCAATCTCGATTGGTTGGCATGGAGAAACTTCACTCGTCTAAGCTCCTCAACACCCTGGTGGGGAACATGTCCAAAGAGAGAGGTCCAGAAAATGAAGCCCACATCCGGGGGCGGCCCATGAGCCGTAAACTCCAGCACTACACCAGCTCAGACCGTGGCTTCCTTCCATGGGAGAGGAGAAAGTTCTTTCAGGATCTGTTGGAG GAAGAGGAACGTCTGGAGAGAGAGCTTCAGTATACAGCTGATAGTGCCGCCTATGGCAGGAGGTTACAGGACACTTTCGCAGACTCACTCCGCTATGTCAACAGACTCTTGAATGCTCAGTTCGGCTTCACCTCTCGCAAAGTGCCCGCTCACATGCCTCACATGGTTGACAGGCTCATCATGCAGGAGCTGCAGGACAT tttaCCTCAGGAGTTTGATAAGACCTCATCTCATCGTGTGCGTCACTCTGAGGACATGCAGTTCGCCTTCTCTTATTTCTACTTCCTAATGAGTGCAGTGCAGCATCTCAATATATCGGAAGTGTTTGATGAAATCGACACGGATCACTCCGGCGTGCTGTCCGACCGCGAGATCCGCACACTGGCCACACGCATCCATGAACTCCCCTTAAGTCTTCAG GATTTGACCAATCTCGAGCAGATGCTCATAAACTGTTCGAAGACTCTTCCATCCAACCTCACACAACTCCACTTTATCAGCTCCACCCAGGAGGCCTATTATGACCCCAGCATG CCGCCTGTCACAAAAGATCTAGTCATCAACTGCAAATCCATCACAGAGAGGATACACAAAGCCTTTAGGGTCCAGAATAAATACAA GTTTGAAATAATGGGGGAGGAGGAGATCGCATTTAAGATGATACGGACCAATGTCTCACATGTAGTGGGACAGCTGGATGACATCAGGAAGAACCCGAG GAAGTTTATCTGCTTGAATGACAACATTGACCACAGCCATAAGGATGCCAGCACTGTTAAAGCAGTACTGAGGGACTTCTATGAGTCCATGTTCCCACTGCCCTCTCAATTTGAGCTGCCTAGAGAGTACAGAAACAGGTTCCTCCACATGTCAGAGCTACAGGAGTG GCGAATATACAGGGACAAACTGAAGTTCTGGACCCACTGTGTGCTTGTGACATTGGTCGTCTTCACTGTCATGTCTTTCTTTGCTGAGCAG CTGATCATGTTGAAACGCCGACTTTTCCCCAGACGCAGGGTCAGTAAAGATGTGAACCCCGAGCGGGTGTGA